In Mus caroli chromosome 9, CAROLI_EIJ_v1.1, whole genome shotgun sequence, a single window of DNA contains:
- the Thy1 gene encoding thy-1 membrane glycoprotein, with product MNPAISIALLLSVLQVSRGQKVTSLTACLVNQNLRLDCRHENNTKDNSIQHEFSLTREKRKHVLSGTLGIPEHTYRSRVTLSNQPYIKVLTLANFTTKDEGDYFCELRVSGANPISSNKSISVYRDKLVKCGGISLLVQNTSWMLMLLLSLSLLQALDFISL from the exons ATGAACCCAGCCATCAGCATCGCTCTCCTGCTCTCAG TCTTGCAGGTGTCCCGAGGGCAGAAGGTGACCAGCCTGACAGCCTGCCTGGTGAACCAGAACCTTCGCCTGGACTGCCGTCATGAAAATAACACCAAGGATAACTCCATCCAGCATGAGTTCAGCCTGACCCGAGAGAAGAGGAAGCACGTGCTCTCAGGCACCCTCGGGATACCCGAGCACACGTACCGCTCCCGCGTCACCCTCTCCAACCAGCCCTATATCAAGGTCCTTACCCTAGCCAACTTCACCACCAAGGATGAGGGCGACTACTTTTGTGAGCTTCGAGTCTCGGGCGCGAATCCCATAAGCTCCAATAAAAGTATCAGTGTGTATAGAG ACAAGCTGGTCAAGTGTGGCGGCATAAGCCTGCTGGTTCAGAACACTTCCTGGATGCTGATGCTGctgctttccctctccctccttcaagCCCTGGACTTCATTTCTCTGTGA